In a genomic window of Terriglobales bacterium:
- a CDS encoding TonB-dependent receptor: MRRISLVVAFTVLVLMPCLSQDTTVVPGSIRGEVITKTQNGEPAVLPNAHIVLQGPKNKETESDARGAFTIDNLPPGTYQIEASAPGLNTALAVDVKPGAASVLVIELNVAAVASSVTVTASDPPPIEESAQKNTISQSTIEAAPNQNEKIETLLPLVPGVVRGPDGMINMKGAQSTQAGWLVNSANVTDPATGGQAINLPIDVVSSVQVISNPYDPEYGKFTGAISSVETRSGNLDKFHFSMQNIVPRARDRDGHIVGIGAFTPRATLTGPIIKDKLAFTQSLEYRYVRTPVESLPPLQRDTKLESFDSFSQLDWKINEKQTATLSVAVFPQKLDYLGLNTFTPQPSTPDLHQRGYQLSAQHRYASESGGLLSSRLAYSQFDADVLPNSQDPYRLLVETTEGGFFNRQDRRTHRVEWQEIYSAPRKHFLGEHQLKAGLDFSHSSYDGRQQFLPVDIVGVAGSALERIDFSPATNFSVRQNEFAWFLGDQWTPWSRLALDLGARFDTDSITDSTHPAPRAGLTLALTRDRKTLLRAGGGLFYDRVPLNVPAFPSFPNRTILTLDPAGATISSIPYSNVINGRLENPRSEAWNVELDRQVIDHLLIRVAYQQRNTVRNFVLTPATTANGSVLSLASSGRDFYREFQVTGRYQIRQHTLNASYVRSKATGDLNDFNQFFGSDPQPVIQANARGPLPFDAPNRFLAWGEFYAPWKITVLPVLDVHTGFPYSVVDQMREFVGPRNELRFRRFNSVDVQVLKGFTVPFRGKERNIKVGLGVFNVFDHFNPRDVQNNLDSYRYGEFFNSAPRTFRGKFVFAF; encoded by the coding sequence ATGCGAAGAATTTCACTCGTCGTTGCATTCACTGTACTGGTCCTGATGCCTTGCTTATCGCAAGACACTACCGTGGTACCCGGATCAATTCGCGGTGAGGTGATTACCAAGACCCAGAACGGAGAACCTGCCGTTTTGCCGAACGCGCACATCGTCCTCCAGGGGCCCAAAAACAAGGAAACCGAGTCGGACGCGCGGGGAGCATTCACTATCGATAACCTTCCCCCAGGAACGTACCAAATCGAAGCGAGTGCTCCTGGTCTTAACACCGCACTGGCAGTGGACGTGAAGCCGGGCGCAGCATCAGTACTGGTGATCGAGCTGAACGTCGCAGCGGTTGCGAGTAGCGTGACGGTCACCGCGAGCGACCCTCCTCCAATTGAAGAATCGGCTCAGAAGAACACTATCAGCCAATCGACCATTGAAGCAGCGCCCAACCAAAACGAGAAAATCGAGACTCTGTTGCCGCTTGTCCCAGGCGTTGTCCGTGGACCCGATGGCATGATCAATATGAAAGGCGCCCAGTCCACACAGGCAGGCTGGCTGGTGAATTCAGCGAACGTGACAGATCCAGCGACCGGCGGGCAAGCCATAAACCTGCCCATCGATGTGGTCTCTTCCGTTCAGGTTATTTCCAATCCTTATGATCCCGAGTACGGAAAGTTCACGGGAGCAATCTCGAGTGTCGAGACCCGTAGCGGCAATCTCGACAAATTCCATTTCTCCATGCAGAACATCGTCCCGCGAGCTAGAGACCGCGACGGTCACATCGTTGGGATTGGGGCTTTCACGCCGCGGGCGACCCTCACCGGCCCAATCATAAAAGATAAGCTGGCCTTCACCCAGTCTCTCGAGTACCGCTACGTTCGCACTCCGGTAGAGAGTCTCCCTCCACTCCAACGCGACACGAAGCTCGAGAGCTTCGACTCATTCAGTCAACTGGATTGGAAGATCAACGAAAAGCAGACAGCAACCCTGTCTGTCGCAGTTTTTCCTCAGAAACTCGACTACCTGGGTCTGAATACCTTCACTCCGCAACCCTCCACTCCAGACCTCCATCAGCGTGGATATCAGCTCTCGGCGCAGCATCGTTACGCCTCAGAATCGGGCGGCCTGCTCAGCTCGCGCCTGGCCTACTCGCAGTTCGATGCAGACGTGCTTCCCAACAGTCAAGATCCTTATCGCCTGCTAGTCGAAACGACCGAAGGCGGATTCTTCAACCGTCAAGATCGGCGCACCCATCGGGTGGAATGGCAGGAAATCTACTCGGCCCCCAGGAAGCACTTCTTAGGCGAACATCAGCTGAAGGCGGGATTGGATTTTTCTCACAGCTCGTACGATGGTCGCCAGCAGTTTCTGCCGGTAGACATTGTCGGTGTGGCCGGGTCGGCGTTGGAACGAATCGACTTTAGCCCGGCTACCAATTTCTCCGTCCGCCAAAACGAATTTGCCTGGTTTCTCGGAGATCAATGGACGCCTTGGTCCCGCCTGGCGTTGGACCTCGGCGCGCGATTCGACACCGATTCAATCACCGACTCGACTCATCCTGCGCCCCGCGCCGGCTTGACGCTGGCCTTGACCCGCGATCGCAAGACCCTGCTGAGGGCAGGCGGCGGATTGTTTTACGATCGCGTTCCCCTGAACGTCCCAGCTTTCCCATCCTTCCCGAATCGCACAATTCTGACTCTGGATCCGGCGGGCGCGACGATTTCGTCGATTCCATATTCAAACGTCATCAACGGGAGACTGGAAAATCCCCGAAGCGAAGCTTGGAATGTCGAGCTTGACCGGCAGGTTATCGACCACCTGCTGATTCGCGTCGCCTACCAGCAGAGAAACACCGTCCGTAATTTTGTCCTCACGCCGGCAACAACTGCGAACGGCAGCGTCTTATCGCTGGCCAGCAGCGGGCGAGACTTCTACCGCGAATTCCAGGTCACCGGCCGCTACCAGATTCGCCAGCACACGCTGAATGCGTCCTACGTGCGATCCAAGGCAACCGGTGATCTCAACGACTTCAATCAGTTCTTCGGAAGTGATCCTCAGCCAGTGATCCAGGCTAATGCCCGGGGACCATTGCCCTTCGATGCACCTAATCGCTTTCTGGCCTGGGGTGAGTTTTACGCACCCTGGAAGATCACAGTGCTGCCGGTTCTCGACGTTCACACCGGTTTCCCCTACTCGGTTGTCGACCAGATGCGCGAGTTTGTGGGCCCGCGCAATGAACTGCGTTTCCGACGCTTCAACTCGGTGGATGTTCAGGTGCTTAAGGGATTCACAGTGCCCTTCCGGGGTAAGGAGCGCAACATAAAAGTAGGCCTGGGAGTATTCAACGTTTTCGACCACTTTAATCCACGCGACGTGCAGAACAACCTGGACAGCTACCGCTACGGTGAATTCTTCAACTCTGCGCCTCGGACCTTCAGAGGCAAGTTCGTCTTTGCATTCTGA
- a CDS encoding lysylphosphatidylglycerol synthase domain-containing protein — protein sequence MRKANLIAAVIGAALLAWVIMHSGRLVIIQQLTALRIALPIVVALSLGRLLMQTLSWSASLKNEGLEVGVLRLMGIRLASQAMGYLTVFGPVVSEPMKINLLRTPVASTATATFLDNGVYWFTSALLGIAGCFCLSLLKTRGNSVLALCAVFVLVIAFMARRKSVLSSIAGALGKRSPSWLNRAGEIESSIRNLRTEKPELVSRMFWLSMGCQLLLASEVAVVLWSLRLPLHLVTVFAIEGLTRAVKMMSGWVPARLGADESGAMSAFAASGLSPAFGLTLAFTRRARDLSWALVGLAWLAWRSRVSRESKTEGETMFTEGALPCKSLS from the coding sequence GTGCGGAAAGCCAACTTGATTGCAGCAGTCATCGGGGCAGCCCTTTTGGCATGGGTGATCATGCACTCAGGCAGGCTCGTAATCATTCAGCAACTGACGGCACTGCGAATTGCGCTGCCCATTGTGGTCGCGCTCAGTTTGGGCCGCCTCCTAATGCAGACCCTCAGCTGGTCGGCATCCCTCAAGAATGAAGGCCTCGAAGTTGGAGTGCTACGGCTGATGGGGATTCGGCTCGCGTCACAGGCAATGGGCTATCTCACCGTGTTCGGGCCTGTTGTTTCCGAGCCCATGAAGATCAATTTGCTGCGTACCCCTGTAGCCTCAACCGCCACGGCAACATTTCTTGACAACGGAGTTTACTGGTTCACGTCTGCGCTTCTCGGCATTGCCGGCTGCTTCTGCCTCAGCCTGTTGAAGACCCGCGGGAATTCGGTTCTGGCGCTTTGCGCTGTGTTCGTGCTGGTGATTGCGTTCATGGCGAGACGCAAATCCGTTCTCTCAAGTATTGCCGGAGCACTCGGGAAGCGATCACCGTCGTGGCTCAACCGGGCTGGAGAGATTGAATCTTCCATACGCAATCTGCGCACGGAGAAGCCAGAGCTGGTGAGTCGGATGTTTTGGCTCAGCATGGGATGTCAGCTCCTGTTGGCTTCGGAGGTGGCGGTGGTGTTGTGGTCACTGCGTCTGCCTCTTCATCTGGTGACGGTGTTCGCCATCGAAGGCCTGACCCGCGCAGTCAAGATGATGTCGGGATGGGTTCCGGCGCGTCTCGGGGCTGACGAAAGTGGGGCGATGTCTGCATTCGCCGCGTCTGGGCTGTCTCCGGCGTTCGGCCTGACACTGGCCTTCACACGTCGCGCACGCGATCTTTCCTGGGCCCTGGTCGGCCTGGCATGGCTCGCCTGGCGATCGCGGGTTTCCAGAGAGAGCAAGACCGAGGGTGAAACCATGTTCACGGAAGGGGCACTGCCATGCAAGTCGTTGTCGTAG
- a CDS encoding CDP-alcohol phosphatidyltransferase family protein, with the protein MQVVVVVPETTSTADRAKLTRRICGVGLLARSLATAQRAGARDVLLIWPQSMLVQMAETVLGSSQLRKNGKVRLVPIKDFDPNSLSSWASLQDLLEDRFVWLPWNWVTYPRALAALPESEQSHTNWTVPAWVSKATVASEPSLAPQGRSLPEGIAVTSDESAEAAERFLVANSGKILDGIHTSFNRRLCRPIVRWLSHTRVTPNAVTFGGVMVSILSAMAFARGNYWSYVAGALLFFIAGLFDEMDGMLARIKFADSPFGTWLEGFADGLSYLLLFGGITIGLYRQYGSRELWVGAALLVGTVLSIAITSLQRKRATSADRPSEYLGTFYRKLEKDSSNWISRAVRHAQAFQKRGVAVHYVVIFTVLGGLPVLFYLATLGSHLTWTLALYFNHRFFKQATPNLPLREIQVSQEAS; encoded by the coding sequence ATGCAAGTCGTTGTCGTAGTTCCCGAGACCACGTCGACTGCGGACCGCGCCAAGCTTACACGAAGGATCTGCGGAGTCGGCCTCCTGGCAAGAAGTTTGGCCACTGCGCAACGCGCTGGAGCCAGGGATGTTCTTTTGATTTGGCCGCAGAGCATGCTTGTGCAGATGGCGGAGACGGTTCTCGGGTCTTCCCAGCTCCGGAAGAATGGCAAGGTCAGGCTCGTACCGATCAAGGATTTTGATCCGAATTCGCTTTCAAGTTGGGCAAGTCTCCAGGATCTCCTGGAGGACCGATTTGTCTGGTTGCCCTGGAACTGGGTCACGTATCCCCGAGCTCTCGCCGCCCTCCCAGAGTCGGAGCAGTCGCATACGAACTGGACTGTACCAGCGTGGGTCTCCAAAGCGACGGTGGCTTCTGAACCAAGCCTGGCGCCCCAGGGCAGAAGCTTGCCGGAGGGCATCGCGGTCACTTCTGACGAGTCCGCTGAGGCCGCGGAACGCTTTCTTGTCGCAAACTCCGGAAAAATACTGGACGGAATCCACACTTCATTCAACCGTCGCCTGTGTCGTCCGATAGTCAGATGGCTCTCGCACACTCGCGTGACCCCGAACGCAGTCACCTTCGGAGGAGTGATGGTGTCGATTCTTTCCGCGATGGCCTTTGCACGTGGAAATTATTGGTCATATGTCGCCGGCGCCCTCCTGTTCTTCATTGCCGGCTTGTTCGACGAGATGGATGGAATGTTGGCTCGTATCAAGTTCGCCGATTCGCCCTTCGGAACCTGGCTGGAGGGCTTCGCGGATGGGCTCAGCTACTTGCTCTTATTCGGCGGCATCACCATTGGACTCTATCGCCAGTACGGCAGCCGCGAACTCTGGGTGGGTGCAGCCCTGTTGGTTGGAACTGTCCTGTCAATTGCTATTACTTCACTCCAGCGAAAACGTGCCACCAGTGCCGACCGTCCCAGTGAATACCTGGGAACGTTCTACCGAAAGCTAGAGAAGGACTCCTCCAACTGGATTTCACGTGCGGTGCGGCACGCTCAAGCGTTCCAAAAGAGGGGCGTGGCCGTTCACTACGTCGTGATCTTTACCGTTCTTGGTGGACTGCCTGTGCTTTTCTATCTGGCAACATTGGGTAGCCATCTTACCTGGACACTCGCCCTTTATTTCAACCACAGGTTCTTCAAGCAGGCGACACCCAACCTTCCTCTGAGGGAAATCCAGGTGTCGCAGGAGGCATCATGA
- a CDS encoding phosphocholine cytidylyltransferase family protein, translating to MKAVILAAGQGTRIRAVHGERPKCLIEVNGRTILDHQIEALWGAGIEEIAIVIGYEKQQIVRHVRQRFGHRKPKIDFIENPAFALTNNIYSLWLAREWLNGDGFVCLNADVVCDPQILNSALKANSLVSMIVDPEWRDETMKVIVSRGRVIRMSKKISKLEFSGTYIGITLFDRAVNARFFAKMQDLIEASRVNEFFNVAVQELVDEGLWVGFTTTAGAPWAEIDDPVDLTFAQQSVFPQLASSATVETWQ from the coding sequence ATGAAAGCAGTGATTCTGGCGGCCGGGCAAGGCACACGAATTCGTGCCGTCCACGGCGAACGCCCCAAGTGTCTGATTGAAGTTAATGGCAGGACCATACTCGACCACCAGATCGAAGCCCTGTGGGGAGCGGGAATCGAGGAGATCGCCATCGTGATCGGGTATGAGAAGCAGCAAATCGTTCGCCATGTGCGGCAGCGATTCGGGCATCGCAAACCCAAGATTGACTTCATCGAAAACCCGGCTTTTGCCCTGACTAACAATATTTATTCGCTTTGGCTGGCACGCGAGTGGCTCAACGGGGATGGATTCGTTTGTCTCAACGCCGACGTTGTTTGCGACCCTCAGATTCTCAATTCCGCCCTGAAAGCAAATTCACTGGTCTCGATGATTGTGGATCCGGAATGGCGGGATGAGACCATGAAGGTGATTGTCTCGCGCGGACGAGTAATTCGGATGAGCAAGAAGATATCGAAGCTGGAGTTTAGTGGAACTTATATCGGCATCACCCTGTTCGATCGAGCAGTCAACGCCCGATTCTTCGCCAAAATGCAGGATCTGATCGAAGCCAGCCGGGTGAATGAGTTCTTCAATGTTGCTGTCCAGGAACTTGTAGACGAGGGTCTCTGGGTGGGCTTCACCACGACAGCAGGAGCGCCTTGGGCAGAAATCGACGACCCGGTTGATTTAACATTTGCCCAGCAGAGTGTTTTTCCCCAGCTCGCTTCGTCCGCTACAGTAGAAACATGGCAATGA
- a CDS encoding endonuclease/exonuclease/phosphatase family protein: MKEIISGSYVPFQWVVWPPRELRIVDWNIDRGLQLDGIINFLASANADILILQEVDLNARRTRHLNVAEEIARKLQMEYVFGREFEELVQGSKTSPAYHGQAILSKWPISNPRLIRFSQQSHFWQPRWFLPRIEPFQERLGGRIALVADIDIAGSKFIVYNLHLESRGNDELRLSQAQEVLSDAARQDVRCPLVIAGDFNLDASKNSAALGFAKQGFQDAIAVPRAPTTPGRGLFESGRRIDWAFIRGPIQAGSGRVHSQVKASDHYPISFTLTA, from the coding sequence ATGAAGGAAATCATTAGCGGCAGCTATGTGCCTTTCCAGTGGGTAGTCTGGCCGCCGCGGGAGCTGCGCATTGTCGATTGGAACATCGATCGTGGCCTGCAGTTAGACGGGATCATCAATTTCCTGGCATCGGCAAATGCCGACATTCTCATCCTTCAGGAAGTGGATCTCAATGCGCGCCGTACGCGGCACCTGAACGTAGCCGAAGAGATTGCCCGGAAGCTGCAAATGGAGTATGTGTTCGGCCGGGAGTTTGAAGAGCTTGTCCAGGGATCCAAAACCTCTCCCGCGTACCATGGGCAAGCTATTCTCTCGAAATGGCCCATCTCTAATCCTCGCCTGATCCGTTTCTCGCAACAGTCTCATTTCTGGCAACCCCGCTGGTTTCTGCCCCGGATCGAGCCCTTCCAGGAGAGACTCGGAGGAAGAATCGCGCTGGTGGCAGACATCGATATCGCGGGGAGCAAATTCATCGTCTACAACCTTCATCTGGAAAGCCGTGGAAATGACGAACTGCGTTTATCACAGGCGCAGGAAGTCTTGTCGGATGCGGCACGCCAGGACGTCCGCTGTCCCCTGGTGATCGCGGGCGACTTCAACCTGGATGCTTCCAAAAATAGTGCGGCTTTGGGATTTGCCAAGCAGGGGTTCCAAGATGCGATTGCGGTTCCACGCGCACCCACCACCCCGGGGCGTGGTTTGTTTGAATCCGGGCGCCGAATCGATTGGGCATTCATTCGTGGACCTATACAGGCTGGCTCCGGGCGCGTACATAGCCAGGTAAAGGCTTCGGACCATTACCCAATTTCTTTTACGCTGACTGCATAG
- a CDS encoding alpha/beta hydrolase — MAVHSNLPLTMPSSEFRFSSVDGLQVACARWDSRGPVRAVVQIAHGMGEHIGRYAGTIEVLISAGFIVYGNDHRGHGRTAPSAKYLGDFGEGGFDLLVEDMVRLSRIAKEENRDKPFFLLGHSMGSFAAQEYVLNHSREINGLVLSGSGALDGLAHVANSAPAGKNILNARFEPARTAVDWLSRDRAIVDAFINDPLCFAQLQPPSFASFLAAAPRLSDPANLRNIRVDLPIYLFSGSEDPVGQQLEGVKTLIERYRKAGMSDIAHHFYFDGRHEMLNEINRHEVLENLLGWMSGVLATREAGQDRSRQ; from the coding sequence ATGGCAGTTCACAGCAATCTTCCCTTAACGATGCCTTCCAGCGAGTTTCGATTTTCCAGCGTTGATGGATTGCAAGTAGCGTGCGCCCGCTGGGATAGCCGTGGCCCAGTGCGCGCCGTAGTCCAGATTGCGCATGGTATGGGTGAACACATCGGGCGGTACGCCGGCACGATTGAAGTCCTGATATCCGCCGGTTTCATCGTCTACGGAAACGATCATCGCGGACACGGCCGTACCGCACCCTCCGCCAAATACCTGGGCGATTTCGGCGAGGGAGGCTTCGATCTGCTGGTCGAGGACATGGTGCGGCTAAGCCGTATCGCCAAGGAAGAAAATCGTGATAAGCCATTCTTCCTGCTGGGACACAGCATGGGTTCCTTTGCGGCGCAAGAATATGTGCTCAACCATAGCCGCGAAATCAACGGACTCGTTCTCTCCGGATCGGGCGCTCTCGATGGACTCGCTCATGTGGCGAACTCAGCGCCGGCGGGGAAAAACATTTTGAATGCGCGCTTCGAACCGGCGCGGACCGCGGTCGATTGGTTAAGCCGCGATCGCGCAATAGTAGATGCATTTATTAACGACCCTCTGTGCTTTGCGCAGCTTCAGCCACCTTCCTTTGCATCGTTTCTCGCTGCTGCGCCTCGGTTGTCCGACCCTGCTAACCTTCGCAACATACGCGTTGATCTACCCATCTACCTGTTTTCGGGGAGCGAAGATCCCGTGGGTCAGCAGCTTGAAGGAGTCAAAACCCTGATAGAGCGCTATCGCAAAGCGGGCATGTCCGACATCGCCCATCATTTCTATTTCGATGGACGGCACGAAATGCTCAATGAGATCAACCGGCACGAAGTTCTGGAAAACTTGCTTGGCTGGATGTCTGGAGTGCTGGCAACCCGCGAGGCGGGTCAGGACAGAAGTCGGCAGTAG
- a CDS encoding ABC-type transport auxiliary lipoprotein family protein has translation MKTHSIAALVVLVASIVLAGCGGGVKYPKYYTLQVPPPPDPPAPEGVRASLAIREFRSPAYLRQGAIVYKTTPEQIGFYNYHRWAEDPRELVTNAVIDRLRASGNFTQVKSYDGRADVDYILSGRLEKLEETDYDGGIRVEVAISAQMTSLASGATVWTNSVLESGTVANRDVPGVVSAMNQTMERAIEKLLTPPPAAVSK, from the coding sequence ATGAAAACGCATTCTATAGCCGCGCTGGTTGTGCTGGTCGCCTCGATCGTTTTGGCTGGCTGCGGAGGTGGGGTGAAATACCCGAAGTACTACACTCTGCAAGTGCCGCCGCCACCGGATCCGCCGGCCCCGGAAGGCGTCCGTGCATCGTTAGCGATACGCGAGTTTAGATCGCCGGCTTACCTGCGACAGGGCGCTATCGTCTATAAAACCACTCCCGAGCAGATCGGCTTCTATAACTATCACCGCTGGGCGGAGGATCCACGCGAGCTCGTTACCAATGCGGTGATCGATCGTCTGCGCGCAAGCGGAAACTTTACCCAGGTAAAGTCGTACGACGGACGCGCGGATGTCGATTACATACTGAGCGGGCGGCTGGAAAAGCTGGAGGAAACCGACTATGACGGTGGAATCAGGGTGGAGGTCGCGATTTCTGCTCAAATGACGAGTCTTGCCAGCGGTGCAACGGTGTGGACCAACTCGGTTCTCGAGAGCGGAACGGTCGCCAATCGCGACGTACCCGGGGTTGTATCCGCGATGAATCAAACCATGGAGCGTGCGATTGAGAAATTGCTGACGCCACCTCCTGCCGCAGTTTCGAAATGA
- a CDS encoding MlaD family protein, translating into MTTEAKVGAFVLGCFALLAFTLICLINAQFNRDTVPYRTYLRYAGGLEPGASVLYGGINAGKVTAVRPWEKDPTRIEILLEVNRGTPLNEKSVAKLGMTSIMNSASLSITTGSNEAKRLPPGSSISSQEAASLDEIAGKMATVADNANTLIVQVQGELEGISGDTRHLLANLNTVTGPPNQQRIQAVLDRVNGMLATEGPKIDRISDQVIALSQHADDTVQNVNGTVTDLREPMRKDLADLQATLLQARSLLADMQVVVRANDSKIDDTVENLRDATDNLDQLTESLKQRPWSLIRIKQPKERKIPQ; encoded by the coding sequence GTGACAACAGAAGCAAAGGTCGGGGCGTTCGTGCTGGGATGTTTTGCCCTCCTGGCGTTTACGCTCATTTGTCTGATCAACGCCCAGTTCAACCGGGATACGGTTCCTTACCGGACATACCTGCGTTATGCCGGCGGACTGGAGCCGGGAGCGTCAGTCCTCTATGGCGGCATTAACGCGGGCAAAGTGACAGCCGTACGGCCGTGGGAGAAAGACCCGACCCGGATCGAGATTCTGTTGGAAGTGAACCGGGGTACGCCGCTGAATGAAAAATCCGTGGCCAAGCTGGGTATGACCAGCATTATGAACAGCGCTTCACTATCGATTACCACCGGCAGCAACGAGGCAAAACGCCTTCCCCCCGGATCATCGATCTCCTCTCAGGAAGCCGCCAGTCTGGATGAGATTGCCGGCAAGATGGCCACGGTCGCAGATAACGCAAACACCTTGATCGTGCAGGTGCAGGGAGAACTGGAAGGGATCAGCGGCGACACTCGACATCTACTAGCCAATTTGAACACGGTGACCGGGCCGCCCAATCAACAGAGGATTCAAGCGGTGTTGGATCGGGTTAATGGAATGCTGGCGACCGAAGGGCCGAAGATCGATCGAATTTCCGATCAAGTGATCGCGCTCAGCCAGCATGCCGATGACACCGTTCAAAACGTGAATGGCACGGTCACCGACCTGCGGGAACCGATGCGCAAAGACCTGGCTGACTTGCAGGCTACTTTGCTGCAAGCTAGGAGCCTGCTGGCGGACATGCAGGTGGTGGTGCGGGCGAATGACAGCAAGATCGACGACACAGTGGAGAATCTGCGGGACGCGACAGACAACCTGGATCAACTGACCGAATCGCTGAAGCAGCGTCCGTGGAGCTTGATCCGAATCAAGCAACCCAAAGAACGCAAGATCCCGCAATAA
- a CDS encoding ATP-binding cassette domain-containing protein produces the protein MPIISVRDLVVEYDGRRVLDGLNLDIEQGETMVLLGGSGSGKSTLLRHIIGLERPKSGSVLVKGTDIAHCSPAELKTLRRSIGVAFQSAALFNSLSVEDNVALMLREHTKLAPSIIDLMVWMKLAVVGLADFGKLLPQELSGGMKKRGAVARALALDPEILVLDEPSAGLDPIVAAELDELILLLKQTFQVTVVVVTHELPSAFRIADRIAMLYHGVFSTIGTKDEVRASQDPRVRQFLDRTPGDIAKAPAVAAYFDKYLRSSEANS, from the coding sequence ATGCCAATCATTTCAGTTCGCGACCTGGTGGTCGAATACGACGGGCGGCGAGTACTGGACGGGCTCAATCTCGACATTGAACAGGGAGAGACCATGGTCCTGCTGGGCGGCAGCGGTTCGGGCAAGAGCACGCTGCTGCGCCACATCATCGGGCTTGAGCGTCCCAAGTCAGGCAGTGTCCTGGTAAAGGGGACCGACATTGCCCATTGCTCGCCGGCGGAACTGAAAACTCTGCGGCGCTCCATCGGCGTGGCTTTTCAGAGCGCGGCTTTGTTCAACTCGCTCTCGGTTGAGGACAATGTCGCGCTGATGCTGCGTGAACATACCAAGCTTGCGCCATCCATAATCGACCTGATGGTCTGGATGAAATTGGCGGTGGTCGGGCTGGCAGACTTCGGCAAGTTGCTGCCGCAGGAGCTGTCGGGTGGCATGAAGAAACGCGGCGCTGTCGCGCGTGCTCTCGCGCTTGACCCCGAGATTCTCGTGCTCGATGAGCCTTCGGCAGGACTGGACCCGATTGTTGCAGCGGAGCTGGATGAACTCATTCTGCTCCTGAAGCAAACCTTCCAGGTGACAGTCGTTGTGGTGACGCACGAACTGCCAAGCGCATTCCGGATCGCTGACCGGATCGCGATGCTGTACCACGGAGTGTTTAGCACGATTGGGACTAAGGACGAAGTCAGGGCAAGCCAGGATCCGCGTGTCCGGCAATTCCTCGACCGAACGCCTGGAGATATCGCCAAAGCGCCCGCCGTCGCCGCTTACTTCGACAAATACTTGCGCAGTTCGGAGGCAAACTCGTGA
- a CDS encoding ABC transporter permease: MATILEDVGRDTLTHLDYVGSLNIQLWATLRAMWTALPFVGNRYRWQAAVRQMLQIGVNALSMVSLMALCSGFILAMQGASELRRFGALHYVIDLVAIGFTRELGPLLTAVAVSGRSGSAFAAEIGTMKVTEELDSLRVMALDPVEFVLAPKYLAALIAVPCLSVVSNFCGILAGGLFMFFSTHLSPFLYLRYVLQSIQLRDVITGLIKSVAFATIIAHVGCLEGFRVRGGPDSVGRSTTSAVVKSTFLVIVADAIFTAIFYLSGKS; this comes from the coding sequence ATGGCAACCATTCTCGAAGACGTCGGAAGAGATACCCTCACGCACCTCGATTATGTCGGGAGCCTGAACATCCAGTTGTGGGCGACGCTGCGCGCCATGTGGACCGCATTGCCATTTGTGGGAAATCGCTACCGCTGGCAGGCCGCGGTGCGCCAGATGCTGCAGATTGGGGTGAATGCGCTGTCGATGGTGTCCCTGATGGCGCTTTGCTCTGGATTCATTCTCGCCATGCAAGGAGCCTCCGAACTGCGACGTTTCGGAGCCTTGCATTACGTTATCGATCTGGTGGCGATCGGCTTCACGCGTGAGCTCGGCCCGCTGCTCACCGCCGTAGCCGTCAGTGGGAGGTCGGGTTCGGCTTTCGCGGCTGAAATCGGAACCATGAAGGTGACCGAAGAACTCGATTCCCTGCGGGTGATGGCGCTCGATCCCGTGGAGTTCGTGTTGGCGCCGAAGTATCTGGCTGCGCTGATCGCGGTTCCTTGTCTCAGCGTGGTGTCAAACTTTTGCGGCATTCTGGCCGGCGGACTGTTCATGTTCTTCAGCACGCATCTGTCGCCGTTCCTGTACCTGCGATACGTGTTGCAGTCGATCCAGTTGCGCGATGTCATCACGGGACTGATCAAAAGCGTGGCCTTCGCCACGATTATTGCTCATGTTGGCTGCCTGGAGGGTTTCCGGGTTCGTGGGGGACCCGATTCCGTTGGGCGCTCGACCACCAGCGCGGTCGTGAAGTCAACGTTCCTCGTCATTGTGGCCGACGCCATTTTCACGGCCATCTTCTACCTCTCGGGGAAATCGTGA